From Camelus bactrianus isolate YW-2024 breed Bactrian camel chromosome 16, ASM4877302v1, whole genome shotgun sequence, the proteins below share one genomic window:
- the LOC141573606 gene encoding keratin-associated protein 2-2-like, with translation MTGSCCGSTSTSLGCGGGCFQPCCCRDPCCCRPVSCQTTVCRPVTCVPRCTRTICEPGRRPGCCDPCSLQEGCCRPITCCSTSCQSVVCRPCCWATTCSQPISVQSPCCRPSSCQPAPCQTVCRTFPSC, from the coding sequence ATGACCGGCTCCTGCTGTggctccacctccacctccctggGCTGTGGGGGAGGCTGCTTCCAGCCCTGCTGCTGCCGCGACCCCTGCTGCTGCCGCCCCGTGTCCTGTCAGACCACCGTGTGCCGCCCCGTGACCTGCGTGCCCCGCTGCACGCGCACCATCTGCGAGCCCGGCCGCCGCCCAGGGTGCTGTGACCCGTGCAGCCTGCAGGAGGGCTGCTGTCGCCCCATCACCTGCTGCTCCACGTCCTGCCAGTCTGTGGTCTGCCGCCCCTGCTGCTGGGCGACCACCTGCAGCCAGCCCATCTCTGTGCAGTCCCCGTGCTGCCGCCCCTCCAGCTGCCAGCCCGCCCCCTGCCAGACCGTCTGCAGGACCTTCCCCAGCTGCTGA